In the Centroberyx gerrardi isolate f3 chromosome 9, fCenGer3.hap1.cur.20231027, whole genome shotgun sequence genome, one interval contains:
- the LOC144539799 gene encoding uncharacterized protein LOC144539799, with amino-acid sequence MVHYTASKPLGLVLIVTARMVFSGPSRTEVTGFLGDRIFLQFKVENMPNTSIISVGLYKNTVKIHECPSHRNCSGSHVCAFHKTTVSAFYCIGNLTLGDSGNYLATFFNRRGIPTASNEISLIVRVPSTNSTVPPTAANSTDTTAEEILSPTDFSSLFFSVLGLSAAVLMVALLSWLIWSFKRTKEQQQQDPNPTVQGTAEASSRVPAAPLVYSVLDFPKRGQAGVEIQPRDTEYAAISYPTHSQVRCSAECKPVGLHL; translated from the exons ATGGTTCACTACACCGCCTCAAAGCCTCTTGGGTTAGTTTTGATCGTCACAGCTCGCATGGTGTTCAGTG GCCCTAGCCGAACAGAAGTCACCGGATTCCTCGGCGACAGAATCTTCCTTCAGTTCAAAGTTGAGAACATGCCCAACACATCCATCATTTCTGTTGGACTTTACAAAAATACCGTCAAGATCCATGAATGTCCATCGCACAGAAATTGCTCAGGAAGCCATGTTTGTGCCTTCCACAAAACAACTGTATCCGCATTTTACTGCATTGGAAATCTGACACTAGGGGACAGTGGAAATTACTTGGCTACTTTTTTCAATAGGAGAGGAATCCCGACCGCCAGTAATGAGATATCCTTAATCGTCCGGGTGCCGAGCACAAACAGCACAG TTCCTCCAACGGCAGCCAACAGCACAGACACCACTGCCGAAGAAATACTCAGTCCAACGgatttctcttccctcttcttctcggTTCTTGGGCTTTCAGCTGCAGTTCTGATGGTTGCCTTGCTGTCTTGGCTCATCTGGAGCTTCAAGAGAACCAAAG AGCAGCAACAACAAGACCCTAACCCCACAGTGCAG GGAACAGCGGAGGCGTCCAGTCGTGTgcctgcagctcctctggtctACAGCGTGCTGGATTTTCCCAAAAGAGGCCAGGCAGGAGTGGAGATCCAGCCGAGAGACACAGAGTACGCCGCCATCAGCTATCCAACACACAGCCAAGTGAGGTGTTCAGCTGAATGTAAACCAGTGGGACTCCACCTCTAG